A window of the Ogataea parapolymorpha DL-1 chromosome V, whole genome shotgun sequence genome harbors these coding sequences:
- a CDS encoding Superkiller protein 3, protein MSVNSLLKAAKQSFKDDDPNYVIYCCDKIIEEHDKNNYFAYIFKGKALHMLKDDAKAFASYEQAAKINPDEILAWKGMLELQRDSTDYKRFFAVVTGLANSLLAKNDPLTEVVTEVRDYLKKFKRKIPELTEYYYRQVIPGAELGDLMGEMFEKPEIALYQLINIVQEKQNNYVKSQLFKNKLTGISNMSEKSQLAYNKVIVTAHKQFKLSELCQRYIDICTDDFYRRKMESRLLEQKYELMKASPPEEKKQLFAEVFDMAHGMVIVNNPVQHAWDLYLDWLDLKSFDSLDLIVVADYIKLFGNVGLGAVLYAFVSSDISPFDRKRVKEYLKVEKKSKRRHNRKNKRVLKNIKTTEDTEDDPNDESALPLEEAEQGNSSEDLSAADVLELMIQGIKVAAESILAHRIVVAYYLHLREYESALEYAKQLVTLVSKEQKKTLLELKNTKKDSLLSLATAYTYYEPPRHFSQALRLYDSVLASSPTDVQARIGKGLILVEQKNYAAASELLEKVLEDAPDHLQANLEYSWSIIQIGRYSEGREGLQKAYKLIDGTDPNSLEMRGTTLWRMAESYLMELKSLESPDEETAAGLVKSAFNLLIEALKQSESLSAPYSSLGYIYLTFYDNQTRALKCLTKAFELNAGDMLAARELANYFSANKDWEMVEVVCQRVIDSEQGRLAMLSLDEDGSWPYRMLGCAALERQDDSKAIELFQNGLRMNSSDVDSWIGLGEGYLARGRLDAALKVFNKALELEPDNWHGIYLFAVVLGEMGEFQDSIFHLEKIADTRPDELCIVNRLAETLIMKTNYEISNSHIARSMDTALKAFEALRKAADLDPHAPSLWRLLSELLKLLLTVESHIEHIPFDDLEFIIRRVPETSSVRLLKEMGEDENYNKLKTSNSKVDKTCYYMIESARVALSVTGDGAARLLRSSVTYNLGVAYLVAFLRLEKTHLQECSIKAFKQAIVLENDNPEYWNSLGIVSLVQSPKVAQHCFIKASSLSPRDPAPWTHLAVLYMHHGDLDLANQCFLRVQSLAPGQATCWTGRALVEEAKGDNKSASQLLTHAHVMSNGKSPLSMLLYSFSVVKSLIGSEIDEQNLDSVQELNVANLSILSYLKYYPKDRLALQVATLIIERVRDFETGLRYSQQLCALLEKKYEQENSPEIAVALSTALAQLSRMYLGSQEYDQAIEVSEQSMDLLEEIDELTEEVQKIMLSSLAVLGLSSFFKDDFDSALVEFKKILDSFPDSRRIVVLIAQVLHDCNTEDTKQAAIDELFNHIENYGTSLLVALTLASISLVENLEEFYPAIKEELESLSLKERIDDTASSVPFFLEQLESRMGTGTATIWQRNAFMFPADAYTWKKLDRHVHLNVCLNSKSVDAGELSNAYIETGELRAIQRSLLLNPSNVDGYIALKGCS, encoded by the coding sequence ATGTCGGTGAATAGTCTGTTAAAGGCTGCCAAGCAGTCATTCAAAGATGACGACCCGAATTACGTGATATACTGCTGCGACAAGATCATTGAGGAACACGACAAGAACAACTACTTTGCATATATCTTCAAGGGCAAGGCGCTGCATATGTTGAAGGACGATGCCAAGGCATTTGCGTCCTACGAGCAGGCTGCGAAGATAAATCCGGATGAAATCCTCGCATGGAAGGGAATGCTCGAGTTGCAACGGGATAGTACCGATTACAAGCGGTTTTTTGCGGTAGTGACCGGGCTGGCCAACAGTTTGCTTGCTAAGAACGATCCTCTCACAGAGGTGGTGACAGAGGTGCGAGattatctgaaaaaattcaagcGCAAGATCCCAGAGCTCACAGAGTACTACTATCGCCAGGTTATCCCTGGCGCAGAGCTTGGCGACCTGATGGGAGAAAtgtttgaaaaaccagaAATCGCACTCTACCAACTGATTAACATAGTACAGGAAAAGCAGAACAACTACGTGAAGTCGCagttgttcaaaaacaagctgACCGGAATCTCAAACATGTCTGAAAAAAGCCAGCTGGCGTACAACAAGGTGATTGTGACCGCACATAAGCAGTTCAAGCTGTCGGAGTTGTGCCAGAGATATATCGATATTTGCACAGACGACTTTTATCGCCGCAAAATGGAGTCGCGTTTGTTGGAGCAGAAATACGAGCTCATGAAGGCGTCGCCTccagaagagaagaagcaACTGTTTGCAGAGGTTTTCGACATGGCCCATGGCATGGTGATTGTGAATAATCCTGTTCAGCACGCGTGGGACCTCTATTTGGACTGGCTGGACCTGAAATCGTTCGATTCGCTGGATCTCATCGTCGTTGCCGATTATatcaagctgtttggaaaCGTTGGGTTGGGCGCAGTGCTGTATGCTTTTGTTTCCTCGGACATTTCTCCTTTTGATAGAAAAAGAGTCAAGGAGTATCTCAAGGTTGagaaaaaatcgaaaagAAGACACAACAGAAAGAACAAGCGTGTCctgaaaaacatcaaaacCACAGAAGATACCGAGGACGACCCAAACGACGAGTCCGCTCTACCCctggaggaggcagagcAGGGAAATAGCTCTGAGGACCTCTCTGCTGCCGACGTGCTCGAGCTGATGATCCAGGGCATTAAGGTGGCAGCGGAGTCGATTCTTGCGCACCGCATAGTTGTCGCTTACTATTTGCATCTGCGGGAGTACGAGAGTGCTCTTGAGTATGCCAAACAACTGGTGACTCTCGTTTCgaaagagcagaaaaagacgcttttggagctcaagaacaCCAAAAAGGACTCTCTGCTGTCTCTGGCCACGGCATACACCTACTACGAGCCTCCACGGCACTTTTCACAGGCACTAAGACTCTACGACTCTGTTCTAgccagctcgccaacgGACGTCCAGGCCAGAATTGGCAAGGGTCTCATATTAgtggagcagaaaaattACGCGGCCGCCTCAGAGCTATTGGAAaaggtgctggaggacgCACCGGACCACTTACAAGCGAATCTTGAGTACAGCTGGAGTATTATCCAAATTGGCCGCTATTCCGAAGGACGCGAGGGACTGCAAAAGGCGTATAAGCTTATTGACGGTACAGACCCCAACTCCCTGGAAATGCGTGGCACCACGCTCTGGCGCATGGCTGAGTCATATTTGATGGAATTGAAGAGTCTGGAAAGCCCAGATGAggaaactgctgctgggctGGTAAAGTCGGCGTTCAACTTGCTAATCGAGGCCCTTAAACAGTCGGAATCGCTCTCTGCGCCTTACAGTTCGCTAGGTTACATTTATCTCACGTTTTACGACAACCAGACACGGGCCTTAAAGTGTCTGACCAAAGCTTTCGAATTGAACGCCGGAGACATGCTTGCTGCGCGGGAGCTGGCCAATTATTTCAGTGCCAACAAAGACTGGGAGATGGTGGAGGTTGTTTGTCAAAGAGTGATCGACAGCGAACAGGGACGCCTGGCCATGCTATccttggacgaggacgggTCCTGGCCGTACAGGATGCTTGGATGTGCTGCTCTTGAGCGCCAGGACGACAGTAAGGCCATCGAACTGTTCCAAAACGGTCTTCGGATGAACTCCTCGGACGTGGACTCGTGGATCGGGCTGGGCGAAGGGTATCTTGCTCGTGGACGGCTGGACGCCGCGCTGAAAGTTTTCAACAAGgcgctggagctggaaccGGATAACTGGCACGGCATCTACTTGTTTGCGGTTGTTTTAGGCGAGATGGGAGAATTCCAGGACAGCATATTCCACTTGGAGAAAATTGCCGACACCAGGCCAGACGAGCTGTGCATTGTCAATCGGCTCGCTGAGACGCTGATAATGAAGACCAACTACGAAATCAGCAACAGCCACATAGCACGGTCGATGGACACGGCACTCAAGGCGTTCGAGGCTCTcagaaaagcagcagatttGGATCCACATGCTCCCAGTCTCTGGCGTCTGCTTTCGGAGCTGTTGAAACTTCTGCTGACCGTCGAATCGCACATCGAGCACATTCCGTTTGACGATCTAGAATTTATCATTCGCCGTGTCCCGGAGACAAGCAGCGTACGGTTGCTAAAGGAGATGGGCGAAGACGAGAATTACAACAAGCTAAAAACAAGCAACAGCAAAGTGGACAAGACGTGCTACTACATGATCGAGAGCGCGCGCGTAGCACTTTCCGTGACCGGTGACGGCGCAGCACGGCTCCTGCGCTCCTCGGTGACGTACAACCTCGGCGTGGCCTATCTGGTGGCATTTCTGAGACTCGAAAAAACTCATCTCCAAGAATGCTCCATCAAGGCGTTCAAACAGGCGATCGTCCTTGAAAACGACAACCCGGAGTACTGGAACTCGTTAGGAATTGTCTCTCTGGTGCAGAGCCCAAAAGTGGCTCAGCACTGCTTCATCAAGGCCTCATCTCTGTCGCCACGTGACCCGGCCCCGTGGACTCATCTGGCGGTGTTGTACATGCATCACGGCGACCTGGACCTTGCAAACCAGTGTTTCTTGCGGGTGCAGTCGCTTGCTCCGGGGCAGGCGACCTGTTGGACCGGAAGAGCGCTCGTTGAAGAGGCCAAGGGCGACAACAAGTCGGCCTCGCAGCTGCTAACCCATGCTCACGTGATGTCCAACGGAAAGAGCCCCTTGTCGATGCTGCTGTACAGTTTTTCCGTTGTGAAATCGCTTATTGGcagcgagatcgacgagcaGAACTTGGATTCTGTCCAGGAGCTCAATGTGGCCAATCTTTCCATCCTGAGCTACCTCAAGTACTATCCAAAGGATAGGCTAGCATTGCAAGTGGCCACTTTGATCATTGAGCGAGTGCGTGACTTTGAGACGGGGCTTCGCTACTCccagcagctctgtgcCTTactggaaaaaaagtacGAGCAGGAAAATTCTCCAGAAATAGCCGTTGCGCTGTCCACTGCCCTTGCCCAGCTTTCAAGAATGTATCTGGGCTCGCAGGAGTACGACCAGGCGATTGAGGTCAGCGAGCAGTCTATGGACTTGCTGGAAGAGATAGACGAGCTGACCGAAGAGGTGCAGAAAATCAtgctctcgtcgctggcTGTGCTGGGACTGTCTAGTTTCTTCAAAGATGACTTCGACTCGGCGCTGGtggagttcaagaaaattTTGGACTCTTTCCCAGACTCTAGGAGAATCGTTGTTCTGATCGCTCAAGTTCTTCATGATTGCAACACAGAGGACACTAAACAGGCTGCCATTgacgagctgttcaacCACATTGAGAACTACGGAACGTCGCTGCTCGTTGCACTGACTCTGGCCTCCATCTCGCTAGTCGAAAACCTTGAAGAGTTCTATCCAGCAATCAAGGAAGAATTAGAGTCGCTGTCCTTGAAAGAGAGAATAGACGACACAGCAAGCAGCGTGCCATTtttccttgagcagctggaatCAAGAATGGGCACGGGAACGGCTACCATCTGGCAGAGAAACGCATTTATGTTCCCGGCAGACGCATACACCTGGAAAAAACTGGATAGACATGTGCATCTAAACGTTTGCCTGAACTCGAAGAGCGTGGACGCTGGCGAGCTGAGTAACGCGTACATCGAGACAGGTGAGCTACGGGCGATCCAGCGCTCTCTTCTTCTTAATCCAAGCAACGTTGACGGCTACATTGCACTAAAGGGATGTTCATGA
- a CDS encoding subunit common to RNA polymerases I, II, and III, with amino-acid sequence MADYDEDGFKNEKFDDFEENMELSEEERFSDEDPLETEDGKTIVKGGLGPDDADAFANGSTHKKAKNLAIPKDQRTTTPYMTKYERARILGTRALQISMNAPVLVDIEGETDPLQIALKELSQRKIPLIIRRYLPDGSYEDWSVDELIIDQ; translated from the coding sequence ATGGCAGATTATGATGAGGATGGATTCAAAAACGAAAAGTTTGACGACTTCGAGGAGAACATGgagctgagcgaggaggagcggTTCAGTGACGAGGATCCACTGGAAACTGAAGACGGAAAGACGATCGTGAAAGGAGGCCTGGGACCAGACGACGCCGACGCTTTTGCCAACGGGAGCACGCacaagaaggccaagaacCTCGCGATTCCTAAAGACCAGCGCACAACCACGCCATACATGACCAAATACGAAAGAGCAAGAATATTGGGTACCAGAGCTCTACAGATCTCCATGAATGCTCCTGTCCTGGTCGACATCGAGGGAGAGACTGACCCGTTGCAAATCGCCCTCAAAGAACTCTCGCAGAGAAAAATCCCGCTTATCATCAGAAGATACCTGCCTGACGGCTCATACGAGGATTGGAGtgtcgacgagctgattATTGATCAATAA
- a CDS encoding Strongly-conserved Zn-finger binding protein (TFIIIA), whose translation MASGDSLGKRKLGDPVPLEPSKNPKILDVPPGIISPEPSSRNSSRSSSRSSSPSKLKKYFCHYEDCGKAYAKPSLLEQHIRTHTNERPFNCSSCGQSFIRKDHLQRHMLKHTDEDAKPLHCSICGKGVNTNQHLRRHEKTHYKSFKCSHENCAESFYKHQSLKAHINSVHNASRLTCEECGKSFSRPGRLSDHMEKHHSSTPKLICEYPGCFKAFKVWSALQLHIKSEHSKLSCDICGKRCVGPTGLANHMKIHDETTAVKIWKCSLCDERYQKKEDLTQHYEKSHPDHQSNEELQYASSADSPIDEVLVSKPTKQTFQKQLKKGRIGSVINLLVSNVNERTILCDLCGRGFKKDYDLRRHLEWHEKKANLQ comes from the coding sequence ATGGCTTCTGGGGATTCTTTGGGGAAGCGAAAATTAGGCGATCCCGTGCCCCTAGAGCCGTCAAAAAATCCGAAAATTTTAGATGTTCCTCCGGGAATAATATCGCCCGAGCCTTCGTCCAGGAACTCTTCGCGGAGCTCCTCGAGATCCAGCTCCCCTTCTaaactgaaaaaatatttctgtcACTATGAGGACTGCGGCAAGGCGTACGCCAAGCCATCGCTACTAGAACAACACATACGCACGCACACCAATGAAAGACCATTTAACTGCTCTTCTTGTGGACAGTCGTTTATCAGAAAAGACCATTTGCAACGACATATGCTCAAACACACTGACGAGGACGCCAAACCGCTGCACTGCTCGATTTGCGGCAAGGGCGTGAACACCAACCAGCATCTGCGGCGACACGAAAAGACGCATTATAAATCGTTCAAGTGCAGTCATGAAAATTGCGCCGAGTCATTCTACAAACACCAGTCTCTCAAGGCACACATCAATTCTGTGCACAATGCTTCGCGACTGACGTGCGAAGAATGCGGCAAGAGCTTCAGCCGTCCGGGCCGACTCTCCGATCATATGGAAAAACACCACAGTTCCACGCCAAAGCTCATTTGCGAGTATCCTGGCTGTTTCAAAGCGTTCAAGGTGTGGTCTGCCTTGCAACTGCACATAAAATCCGAGCATTCTAAGCTCTCATGCGATATCTGCGGGAAGCGCTGCGTGGGACCAACAGGATTGGCCAATCACATGAAGATTCACGACGAAACGACGGCCGTCAAGATATGGAAATGCTCGCTCTGTGACGAAAGATACCAAAAAAAGGAGGATCTAACACAGCATTACGAAAAAAGCCATCCGGACCACCAGAGcaacgaggagctgcagtACGCCTCTTCGGCCGACtcgccgatcgacgaggtgcttGTCTCGAAGCCAACGAAGCAGacgttccagaaacagctcaagaaggGCAGAATCGGATCTGTAATCAACCTGTTGGTTTCCAACGTGAACGAACGCACCATTTTGTGCGATCTGTGCGGTAGAGGGTTCAAGAAGGACTACGATCTGCGCAGACACCTGGAATGGCATGAAAAAAAGGCCAATTTACAGTAA